ACGTCCTCGGGGCGCAGCGCCTCGCGGCGGTGCCGCAGGAACTCGGCGAGCTGCTCACGATCCATGCCCGCCATCCTCTCCCCGCCGACGGGCGCGTGCCAGGGATCGCGGATCCCCCGATGAGCCGGGCCTGGTTGCCCGTGCGTGGCGCGCCGACGCTGGGTGGCATGAACGCATCCCGCATCACCCTCATCACGGGCGGCTCGCGCGGCATCGGCCGCTCCGCCGCGCTCGCTCTCGCCGACGCCGGCTCCGACGTCGTCATCACCTACCGCTCCGAGGCGGATGCCGCTGCCGCGGTCGTCGCGGACGTCGCCTCCCGCCGCCGCACGGCGGTCGCGCTGCAGCTCGACACGAGCGACCCCGACTCGTTCCCGACCTTCGCCGAGCGCCTGCGCGACGCGTTGCGCGAGACGTGGCACCGCGACGGATTCGACGCCCTCGTCAACAACGCGGGCTTCTCGGGCGCGACGACCCTCGGCACGATCGACCGGGCCACGATCGACGCGCTCGTCGCCGTGCACTTCACGGGCGTCGTGCTGCTCACGCAGGAGCTCACGCCCCTGCTCGTCGACGGCGGCGCCATCCTCAACGTCTCGACGGGCCTCACGCGCTTCATCGCGAACCCCACGGCATCTGTCTACTCGGCGATGAAGGGCGCGATCGAGGTGTGGACGAAGTACCTCGCGCAGGAGCTCGGGCCGCGCGGCATCCGCGTCAACGCGATCGCGCCGGGCGCGACGGCCACCGACTTCTCGGGCGGTGTCGTGCGCGACAACCCGCAGCTGCGAGCGGGGCTCGGGCAGACGGTCGCACTCGGACGCGTCGGCGAGCCCGACGACATCGGCGCGGCGGTCGCCGGCATCCTCGACCCGCGGATGTCGTGGGTCACGGGCCAGCGCATCGAGGCCTCGGGCGGGCAGCGACTCTAGGCGCTCGCGGATCCTCGCCGGGGGTGGACGGTGTCGGCGGACGGGAGCAGACTGCCCGGCATGACCGACACCGTCACCCCCGTCGACCCGCCCCAGCTCGTCACGAGCCCCGCCTTCGCGCAGGGCATGATCGTGCCGCCGGGTCCGCTGCTCTTCGTCGGAGGCCAGAACGGCATCGACGGCGAGGGAAAGCTGCTCAAGG
The Protaetiibacter sp. SSC-01 genome window above contains:
- a CDS encoding SDR family NAD(P)-dependent oxidoreductase — protein: MNASRITLITGGSRGIGRSAALALADAGSDVVITYRSEADAAAAVVADVASRRRTAVALQLDTSDPDSFPTFAERLRDALRETWHRDGFDALVNNAGFSGATTLGTIDRATIDALVAVHFTGVVLLTQELTPLLVDGGAILNVSTGLTRFIANPTASVYSAMKGAIEVWTKYLAQELGPRGIRVNAIAPGATATDFSGGVVRDNPQLRAGLGQTVALGRVGEPDDIGAAVAGILDPRMSWVTGQRIEASGGQRL